Sequence from the Candidatus Hepatoplasma crinochetorum Av genome:
ACAGTTGCTGATCTAACAACAGAGGAAGTTAAATATTTATTAAATCTTTCTCAAGATTTAAAAAAAGCAAAAAAATCAGGAAAAGAAACTTCAGAATACAAAAAAAGCAATAAAAATATTGCAGTTATTATGCAAAAAACATCAACTCGAACAAGATCGGCATTTGAAGTTGCGGCAATGAATTTAGGAATTGGAACAACTTATATTTCTGGATCAGATTCACAAATGGGAATTAAAGAATCGATGGAAGATACTGCAAAAGTTATGGGAAGATTTTATGATGGAATTGCTTTTCGTGGATTTAAGCATCAAGATGTCGAAATTCTAGCAAAAAATGCTGGAGTTCCTGTGTGAAATGCTCTTACAGATAAATGACATCCAACACAAATGTTTGCTGATTATCTTACAGTACTTGAAAATTTTAAAACAACCAAAGTTAAATTTGTTTTTTTTGGTGATGCTAAAAATAATATGGGAAACTCACTTGTTGTAATGTCTGCTCATATGGGAGCTCATTTTGTTGGCTGTGCACCAAAAACATATTGACCTTCTGATGAAGTTATCAAAAAAGCAAATGAAATTGCAAAAAAAACAGGAGCAAAAATTGAGTTTACAGAAGATCCAATGATTGCTTCCAAAGATGCTGATGTTCTTTATAC
This genomic interval carries:
- the argF gene encoding ornithine carbamoyltransferase: MTINLKNRSILTVADLTTEEVKYLLNLSQDLKKAKKSGKETSEYKKSNKNIAVIMQKTSTRTRSAFEVAAMNLGIGTTYISGSDSQMGIKESMEDTAKVMGRFYDGIAFRGFKHQDVEILAKNAGVPVWNALTDKWHPTQMFADYLTVLENFKTTKVKFVFFGDAKNNMGNSLVVMSAHMGAHFVGCAPKTYWPSDEVIKKANEIAKKTGAKIEFTEDPMIASKDADVLYTDIWVSMGEPDEVWKKRIHDLKPYQINKKLMNNAKKTAIFMHCLPSYHDLNTDIAKEISKKFGLKEFEVTDEVFRSNQSKVFDEAENRMHTIKAIIAATI